CCGTGATCACGTCCTACTTCTGGGGAGCCGGCGCACTGCGGCAGTTCCTCGACGGCTTCTACTTCATCAACGCCGGCTGGACCGACCAGACCGGTCTCGCCGAGTTCGTCACGGGACGCCCGGAGGAGATGGTCGAGGGGTTCGGGCAGTCGCTGTGGCTGGTGATCGCGGGCCTGGTCGCCATGCTCGTCCTCGGGGTCGTGCAGCTGCTCCGTCGGGAGCGCTCCGACCCGCGCTGGTGGGCCGTGCTCTCGCTCTCCGGTGCCACCGTGGCGATCCTCCTGTGGTCGGTCCGCGTGTTCAACGGCTGGGCGGACGCGGTGGTCATGCTGCCGCTGGCCGCGCTCGGACTCGGCGGCCTGCTCCACCGCCTGGTGCGCTCGCGGCCGCGGTGGCTCGCGACCACGGTCGTGGCGACGTACACCCTGGTGCTGCTGGTCTCATCCGGCGTGTCGAGCTGGGTGACCCGACCCGCGGAGCTCGGTCCGATGCGGGCCGAGATCGACGCCGCGCTGGCCGCCGCCGGCCCCGACGTGACGGTGCTGTCGATCGGGGCGCCGCAGCCGCTGGTGTTCGGCCAGCTCCGCAACCCGATCCGGCACCAGATGTTCATCGACGGGCTCAACGAGTACCTCGACGACGACCTCCCCCGCGGCCTCCAGGGGCTGGCGGAGCGGATCGCCGTCGAACGGCCGACCTTCGTCACGATGGACGAGCCCACCTGGTACGACTGGGCGCGGCCGGTCATCCGGGAGCACTACGTCTACGTCGGGCAGACCTACGACATGGTGTGGTACGTCGACAACCGGATCGGGCCGGAGCGCATCGCCCGCCTGGAGCGCGTGATCGGTGGCGCTGCGTAACGACCGTGGTGGGGGTTGTGACACGATCCGGTGCCATGACGGCCCAGCTCGACCGTGGGAGCTTCACCTATTCCATCGTGATCCCGGTCTACAACAGCGCCGGGATCGTCGGCGAGACCGTCGACCGTGTCGTCAGCGTGTTCCGCGAGGCGGGGCTGCGCTTCGAGGTGATCCTGGTCAACGACGGCAGCCCCGACGACAGCTGGTCGGTGATCTCGGAGCGCGCGGCGCAGCACCCCGAGGTGGTCGCCCTCGACCTCATGCGCAACTACGGGCAGCACTACGCCAACATGGCCGGCCTGACCGAGGCCAGCGGCGACTACGTGATCACGATGGACGACGACCTGCAGAACCCGCCCGACCAGGCGCTGGTGCTCATCGACGCCGCGATGGCCGGCCACGACGTGGTCTTCGGCAAGTTCGACCAGAAGAAGGCCGCCGGCTTCCGCCGGATCGGCAGCAAGCTCATCGGCATGATCAACCGACGGATCTTCGGCCAGCCCGCCGACCTCGTGGTCAGCAACTTCCGGATCCTGCGGCGCGACGTCGTCGACCGCATCGTCGCCTCGCGCACGGCCTACCCCTACATCACCGGGCAGGCCCTCATGTACTCCGGCGCCCGCGCCAACGCGCTGGTGCGCCACGAGCCGCGGCCGGTCGGCAAGAGCAACTACAACCTCGTCCGGATCCTGCGGCTGGTCGTGACCATCCTGTTCAGCTACAGCTCCTGGCCGCTGCGCGCCGCCGCGGTCCTCGGCTTCACGATCTCCGGCCTCAGCTTCCTGCTGGGCGGGTTCCTCGTGGTGCGGGGCCTGGCCACCGACTCCGTCGTGCCCGGCTGGACGTCGCTGATGGTGCTGCTCTCGCTGTTCGCCGGCTTCATCATCGCGCTGCTGTCGATGATCGGCGAGTACGTCGTGCGCACCCTCAACACCGTCAGCACCGACGAGTGGTTCCACGTCGTGCAGCGGGTGGGCCGGTGACGCGTCACTTCCTGGTCGCCGGGGCGCAGCGCTGCGGCACCACCTGGCTCCACGAGCTGCTGGCCGGTCACCCCGAGATCGCGATGGCCCGGCCGGCGAGGCCCGAGCCGAAGGTGTTCCTGCGGGAGGACCCGCCGGGCGCCGACGCCTATCGCGCGGAGTTCTTCGGTCACGTCGACGGCGAGTCGCTGCTCGGGGAGAAGAGCACCTCCTACCTCGAGTCCCCGGAGGCGCCCGACCGGGTCGCCGCCACCCTGGGGAGTCCCCAGATCGTCGTGCAGCTCCGCGACCCCGTGGCCCGGGCGGTGTCCAACTGGAGCTTCAGTCGCGACCACGGCGTGGAGACCCGGCCGCTCGCGGAGGCGCTCCGGGCCGACATGGCCGGCCAGCAGGAGTGGGACCGGGCCGCGTCCTCGGTCTCGCCGTTCGCCTACGTCACCCGGGGTCGCTACGTGGCCGACCTGGCGCGGTGGACCGAGCGCTTCGACGTCCACGTCCAGTTCCTCGAGGAGCTGGTCGACGACACCGACCGGGTGGTGGGCGACCTCTTCACGTGGCTCGGCGTCGATGCCGGCGTACGGCCGGACACCGGAGGCGGTCCGGTCAACGCGAGCAGCACCGCCGAACCCCTCGACCGCGCGCTCGAGGCCGAGCTGCGCGACCACTACCGCGACAGCGACGACGCGCTCGCCGACCTGCTCGGTCGGGAGCTCCCCTGGCGCACCCGGAAGGACACATGAGCGAGATCCCCTTCAACAAGCCCCAGCTCGTCGGCCGCGAGCTCGACTACGTGGCCGAGGCCATGCGCAGCGGCCACACCTCCTCCGGTGGGCCCTTCTCGAAGCGGGCCGGGGAGCTGCTGCAGCAGGCCACCGGGGCCGAGGAGGTGCTGCTGACCACGTCGTGCACGTCGGCCCTCGAGCTCAGCGCGATGCTGCTCGACCTCGGGCCCGAGGACACGGTGGTCGTGCCCTCCTTCACCTTCACCAGCAGCGCGCTCGCCTTCGCCCGCCAGGGTGCGCGGATCCTGTTCGCCGACATCGAGCCGGAGACGCTCGGCATCGACCCCGCCCACCTCGCCGAGCTGCTCGACGACAGCGTCCGGGCCGTGGTGGTCGTCCACTACGCCGGCGTCGCGTGCGACATGACCGGCATCCGCAAGGTGCTGGCCGACCGGCCCGACGTGGTGGTCGTCGAGGACGCCGCCCACGGCCTCTTCGGCTCCCACCACGACGAGCCGCTGGGCGGGATGGGCAGGTTCGCCAGCCTCTCCTTCCACGAGACCAAGAACTTCGTCTGTGGCGAGGGCGGCGCACTGCTGCTCAACGACCGGGCCGACGTCAACCGGGCGCGGGTCCTCTACGACAAGGGCACCGACCGGCAGGCCTTCTTCCTCGGCCAGGTCGACAAGTACTCCTGGCGCGACAACGGCTCGTCCTTCGGCATCTCCGACGTGCTGGCGGGCTACCTGTGCGGCCAGCTCGAGGAGGCCGAGACGATCCAGTCCCGACGTCGGGCGGTCTTCGAGGGCTACCTCGCCGCCCTGGCCGGGCCGGCGGCCGAGCTCGGCATCCGCTTGCCGATCGTGCCGGAAGGCTTCCAGCCCGCCTACCACCTCTTCTACGCGCTCCTGCCCGACGCCGGCATGCGGCCCCAGGTGATGGGCGCGATGCGCGAGGACGGGATCGCGACCACCTTCCACTACGTGACGCTCCACGACTCCGACGGTGGCCGGATGTTCGCGGCCAGGTCGACGGACTGCCCGGTGTCGAAGGACGTCAGCACCCGTCTGGTGCGGCTCCCGTTCCACAACGGGCTGACCCCCGCCGAGGTGGAGCGGGTGGCGGACTCGTTCGTCGCGGCCGTGAAGGCCGCGGGCTGAACCTCCGCCCTCACCCCTGCCGGCCGGCGACCTGCCGGTCGGACCGCTCCTCGAGCACCACGAAGCCCAGCCAGGCGACCGCCTCGACCGCGAGGAACGTCCAGCAGGTGGCCACCAGCGGCTCACCGGCCAGCAGGTAGGCCACGACCCCGGCGGGCGCCGCGACCAGCCAGGTCCGGGCGACCCAGGCGCTGCGGCCTCGCGCCAGCAGGCCGACGGTCAGCACCAGGTTGGCGAGGGCGAACGCCGACCCCACGGCCACCACGGCCGCCTCGGCCGGCTCGAGCCGCACCCCGGTGCCGAAGACCAGCTCCATCACCGGCGGGCCGAGCCACGCGCCGCCCAGGCCGGCCAGGAGTGCGGCCGCGAGCGTGCCGCCGGTGAGACCGCGACGGATCCGGCGCAGCCGTGACCAGTCGCGCGCCTCGACCAGCGACGTCAACCGACCCGTCAGTGCCGCCACCAGCCCGAGCGCCAGCGTGTAGGGAGCCCGGAACAGGGCGAGCCCGGCGAAGAGCGCCGTCACCTGCGGCGGGGCTCCCCCGACCGCCGCCAGCAGGACGGGACCGCCGGTGAGCGTCGCCTGCGCGAGCAGCTGCCCGGCCGAGGCGCCGCTGACGAAGGCGAGCGGGGCGTCGGCCTCGCCGCTGCCGGTCGCGCGGGGCACGAGGGCTGCCGGCCACAGCACCGCGGCGGCGTACCCCGCCACGAGGGCGAGGCCGAACGCGGTCGGTGAGCTGACGCCGGCCCACCAGAGCGCCGCGGCGGCCAGGCAGCGCAGGCCGTTCTCGAGGGCCAGGGCCGCCGCCACCGAGCCGAACGCGCGCCGACCCGACAGGGTGCCGCGGACCACGCCGAGCATGCCCGAGCCGAGGCCGACGGCGACCACGAGCAGCGGGAACCACTCCCCCTCGGCGCCGAAGAGCCGGTCGACGGCGAGCCAGGCGACCAGACCCGCGGCGACCGAGGCGCCGGCCACGGCCGCGGCCACGTGCGGCAGCCCCCGGCGTACGGCGGCCTCGCCCCCGGGCAGCGCAGCGGAACGGGCGATCCAGTGCTGGACCGGGAAGGTGAGCGCGGCACCGGCGAAACCCCACCAGGCCCACAGGACGGCCACCGGCGCCGCCGGGCCGGCACCGAGGGAGCGGGTGACCAGCGCGAAGAAGACGTAGGCCAGCACGCCGTTCAGCAGGGACCCGACGGCGAGGAAGGTCGCGTCGCTGCGGCCCCGGGGGGCGGACTGCGGCGGGGCTGGCTGGCTCATCAGGCGGTGATTCTGCCGGAGGCGGGGCGCGCGCGGTCAGGACGCCCCGCCGCGGCGCTCCCCGGGGTTGTCGGTGGCCTCCGGCATCCTCGGGAGCATGGAGACGCTGGTGGTGCTCGGAGTGCTCGCGGTGGGGATCGTCCTCGGGTGTGTCCTGGGTCTGCTCTGGGCCAGGTCGCGGCCGGGGGTGGCCGTCGGGATGGTCGACCAGGCCGAGGTCATGCAGGGCCTCGATCGGCTGAGCGACCAGATGATCGAGATCGACCGCCACCGATCCACCTGGCAGGGAGAGCTGCGCCGTCATGTCACCGACCTGCAGCAGGAGACCCGGCTGCTGTCGACGGCCCTGCGCAAGCCCCAGGTGCGTGGGCAGTGGGGCGAGCTCCACCTGCGCCGGGCGGTGGAGCTGGCCGGCCTCGTCGACCGGTGCGACTTCCACGAGCAGGTGCGGCTCGACGACGGGACCCGCCGGCCCGACCTCGTCGTCCACCTGGCCGGCGGCCGACAGGTCGTGGTCGACGCCAAGGTCCCCCTCGACGCCTACCTCGACGCCACCGCGGCGACCGACGACACCGCCCGCGAGGCGGCGGTGGCACGCCACGCACGCCAGCTGCGCACCCACGTCGACGGGCTGTCGGCGAAGTCCTACTGGCGCTCCCTGCCCGAAACCCCCGAGTTCGTGGTGCTCTTCGTGCCCGCCGAGTCCTGCCTGGCCGTGGCCCTCGACCACGACCGCGACCTGATCGACTACGCCGCGCACCGGCAGGTGGTGCTCGCCTCCCCGACCACGCTCATCGCGCTCCTGCGCACGGTCGCCCACGGCTGGCGCCACGCGGCGCTGGCCGACCAGGCCCGCGACGTGCACCGGCTCGGCCGCGACCTCCACGAGCGGCTGGGTACCTTCGCCGGCCACCTCGACCAGGTGGGACGGTCCTTGCGGGCCGCGGTCGGTCACTACAACCAGGCTGTGGGCAGCCTCGAGTCGAGGGTGCTGGTCTCGGCGCGCCGGTTCAGCGACCTCGCCGTCACCGACGCCGAGCTGGGCGCGCCCCGCCGCCTCGACCTCGGCGTCCGGTCCCTGCCGGCGTCCGAGCCCGACCTGGCCGACACCGGCGCGCCGCCCGCCGCAGGCGACGACGTGCTCCTACCGTGGCAGCGTGCCCAGTAGCGGCAGCACGTCCGTGAGCCAGCAGTCGGGGCCGCGCACCCTGTGGGAGCAGGGGCACGAGCCCGGCCGCCAGATGGTCGCGCTCGGCGCTGCCGTCACCCTCAGCGTCGTCGCGCTCGACCTCGCCGTCGGTGAGGGGCTCGGGCTCCTCTTCGACCTGGGGTTCGTCGTGACCTGCATCGCGATCGCGCTGCTGGTGCGTCCCCGCGACTTCTTCGCGGTCGGGGTCCTGCCTCCGCTGCTGATGCTCGGCGTCCTCGTCCTGGTGGAGATCGCCCGGCCCGGTCTGCTCGGCACCCACCCCGACGACGGCGCGATCCAGTCGGTCGTCACCGGCCTCGCCCACCACAGCGGCGCCCTCGTGACCGGCTACCTGGTGTGCCTGGCCGTGCTGGCCGTGCGCCACCGCTTCGTGGCTCAGGCCACGAAGCGGCCGGGGTCGCCCGAGCCGACGCGCACCACGTCCGGGTAGCCCTCCGACCAGTCCACCACCGTCGTCGGTTCGGCGATGGTCTCGCCAGCCTCGACCACGACGTCGACCTCGTGCTCGAGCTCCTCCATCAGCTCCCACCCCAGGGTGCGGGGCTCCTCCTCGCCCGGGAGGATCAGGGTGCTCGTCAGCAGCGGCTCGCCGAGCTCCTCGAGGAGCGCGGACACCACGGCGTGCTGGGGGATCCGGACCCCGACGGTCCGCTTCTTCGGGTGCATCAGCCGGCGGGGCACCTCGCCGGTCGCGGGCAGGATGAACGTGTAGGCCCCCGGCGTGGCCGCCTTGATCGCCCGGAACGCGGCGTTGTCGATGTGGACCAGCTGGCCGAGCTGGGCGAAGTCGCGGCACATCAGGGTGAAGTGGTGCCGGTCGTCGAGCTGCCGGATCCGCAGGATCCGGTCGCGCCCGTCGCGGTTGCCGAGCTGGCAGCCCAGCGCATAGCCGGAGTCGGTCGGGTAGGCGATCAGCGCGTCCTCACGCAGTGCCTGTACGACCTGGGCGACCCGACGCGGCTGCGGGTCGACCGGGTGCAGGTCCACGAAGCGCGCCACGACCGGCCCTAGGACGAGATGGCGGCCTGCTGCGCCGCCTTCAGGTCGCGTCGCAGCTCCTTGGGGAGGGCGAAGATCAGCGACTCCTCGGCGGAGTGGACCGCCTGCGCATCGGGGTAGCCCCGCTCGGCGAGGAAGGCCAGCACGCCCTGCACGAGCTCCTCGGGAACGCTCGCCCCCGAGGTGACGCTCACGGTGGAGACGCCCTCGAGCCAGGCCTCGTCGATCTCGGTGGCGTCGTCGACGCGGTGGGCCGACCGGGCCCCGGCCTCGAGGGCGACCTCGACCAGCCGGACCGAGTTGGAGGAGTTCCCGGACCCGACGACGATGACCAGGTCGGCGTCGCGGGCGATCTCCTTGATCGCCAGCTGGCGGTTCTGGGTGGCGTAGCAGATGTCGTCGCTCGGGGGGTCCAGCAGCGCCGGGAACCGCTCGCGGATCGCGGCCACCGTCTCGAGGGTCTCGTCGACGCTCAGCGTGGTCTGGGACAGCCAGGCCACCTTCTCGGGGTCACGGACGACGATCCCCGCGACGTCCTCGGGACCCTGGACGAGCTGGATGTGGTCGGGCGCCTCGCCCGCGGTGCCCTCGACCTCCTCGTGACCCTCGTGGCCGATGAGGAGGATGTCGTAGTCCTCGCCGGCGAACCGCTTCGCCTCGTGGTGGACCTTGGTGACCAGCGGGCAGGTGGCGTCGATCGTCTTGAGCTCGCGCTGCTGGGCCTGTCGGTGGACCTCCGGCGAGACCCCGTGGGCGGAGAACACCACCGTCGCGCCGGCCGGGACCTCGTCGAGCTCCTCGACGAAGATCGCGCCGCGCGACTCGAGGTCGGACACCACGTGCTTGTTGTGGACGATCTGCTTCCTGACGTAGACAGGCGCGCCGTAGAGGTCGAGCGCCTTCTCCACCGTCACGACCGCCCGGTCGACGCCGGCGCAGTAGCCGCGCGGCGCCGCGAGCAGCACGGCGCGCTCGGCCTCCTCGGGGCTGAGCACGGGAGGGGTTCCCAGGTCCGTCGTCATGGGCCCGAGTCTAGGGACTCCGGCCACGCCCAGCCGAGTCGGCGCGGGGCGTCGGCGGCTGCCCGTAGGCTCGCGGTCGTGCCATCGCTGCGTGAGACCACCGCCGACGCGCCCGCCCCGGTGCGCGCGGTCTCCAACGCGCTGTCGCAGTGGATCGGGCAGCTCGGCGCGCTGTGGGTCGAGGGCCAGGTGACCCAGTTCACCCGCCGCCCCGGCATGGGCACCGTCTTCCTGACGCTGCGCGACCCCGTGGCCGAGGTGTCGGTGACCGTGACCTGCGCCCGCACCCTCTTCGACTCGCTCGACCCCCCGGTGGTCGAGGGCGGCAGCATCGTGGTCCATGCCCGGCCGACGTTCTACGCCGGCAACGGCAGCCTGTCGCTCGCCGCCAGCGACATCCGGATGGTCGGGCTGGGCGAGCTGCTGGCGCGCCTGGAGCGCCGCCGCAGGTTGCTGGCCGCCGAGGGGCTCTTCGAGCCGGCCCTCAAGCGGCGCCTGCCCTTCCTCCCCCGGGCTGTCGGCCTGGTCACCGCTGCGGGGTCGGCCGCCGAGCGCGACGTCCTCGACAACGCGCGACGGCGCTGGCCAGGTGTGCGGTTCGAGGTGGTCCACGCGCCCATGCAGGGCCAGCGCTGTGCCCTCGAGGTGATGGAGGCCGTCGAGCGTCTCGACCGTCGTCCCGAGGTCGAGGTGATCGTGGTCGCGCGGGGCGGCGGCTCGGTCGAGGACCTGCTGCCCTTCTCCGACGAGGGGCTGGTGCGCGCGGTCCACCGGGTGCGGACCCCGGTCGTCTCCGCCATCGGCCACGAGCCCGACAACCCCCTGCTGGACCTCGTCGCCGACGTCCGCGCCTCGACCCCCACCGACGCCGCCAAGCTGGTGGTGCCCGATGTCGCCGAGGAGCAGCGCCAGCTGCTCACCACGCGCGACCGTGCCCGCGCCGCAGTCCGCCAGCTGATCGGGCGCGAACAGGCGACGCTGGAGTCGCTGCGCTCCCGACCCGCCCTGGCCGACCCCCGTACCCTCGTCGACGAGCGGAGCAGCGAGGTCGCGGCACTGCGCGACCGCTCGCGGCGGACCCTGCGCCACGCGCTCGACCGCGCCACCGACGACATCGAGCACCACCGGGCGCGTGCCCGCGCGCTGTCGCCGCTCGCCACCCTGCAACGCGGCTACGCCGTGCTGCAGGACGAGGCCGGCCACGTGGTCTCGTCGGTCGACGGCGTGACGGCCGGCCACGCCATCTCGGTGCGGGTCACCGACGGGCGGGTGCTCGCCACCACCACCGGCACCGAGCGCGAGGAGGACGCGTGAGCGAGACGACGAGCAACGACATCCCCTACGAGCAGGCCCGCGAGGAGCTGATCGAGGTGGTCCGCCGCCTCGAGGCCGGGGGCACGACCCTCGAGGAGTCGCTCACGCTGTGGGAGCGGGGCGAGAAGCTCGCCACGATCTGCCAGAGCTGGCTCGACGGGGCCCGGGAGCGCCTCGACCAGGCTGTCGAGCAGGACGAGTAGTCAGCTCCTGAGCTGGAGGCTCTGGCCCAGGTGGGCCGTCGAGGGCAACACGCTCGCCGGAGCACGCACTACCCCGGCCGTCCGCGCCACGGATCGTCCCCAGCCCGGGTCCACTGAGAGTTCTTCACAGGGGTGGCATGGATGGTCGTTGGGTGTCCGGGGGCGGGCCTAGCGTCGGGGGTATGAGCCAGTCAGCTGTTCCGTTGCCGCACCCGTTGGTGGGGTGTGTGGCGGCGGTGGCGGCTGCGGTGGACGGGGTGGTGGGTGCGAACCCGGTGTTCTTGTCGACGGCTGCGAAGGCCTCGGTGCTGGTGGGGTTGTCGGAGCAGGTCGCGCGGTTGGAGGGGCTGCGGCTGGCGGTGCTCGCGGCCGCCGGCGATGTCGCGGAGGAGCACGGGGCCCGGACGGCCGGGGTGTGGTTGGCGCACCAGGCCCGGTTGGAGCGGCCCGAGGGCCGGAGGCTGCAGCAGCTGGCCGAGGCGTTGGACCAGCGGTGGCACCGGGTGGCGTCGGCGTTGTTGGCCGGGGAGGTCAGTCGGGCGCAGGCGGAGGCGATCGTCGCCGCCCTCGAGGCGTTGCCCGGTGACCTCGACCGCGAGGTGCGGGCCCGGGCGGAGGCGCATCTGGTGGGGTTGGCCGGAGAGTTCGGGCCGGCACAGCTGCGCCGGCTGGGGCAGCGGATCCTGGACGTGGTGGCCCCCGCGGTGGCCGAGGAGCACGAGCGTCGTGCCCTCGAACGTGCCGAGCGGGCGGCCCGGGTCCGGATGCGGGTCCGCCGGCAGGACCTGGGCGCGGGGCTGGTGCGGATCACCGCCGACCTGCCGGTGCTGCACGCCGACCTGCTCTACACCCAGCTCCACGCCCACGCCTCACCACGACGCGACCACCTCGAGCAGCTGGCGCACGTGGACCGGCGCGACCCCGAGTCCGGAGAACGGGTCCCCTACCCCACGTTGCTGGCCCAGGGGTTCTGCAGCCTGCTCGAACGGCTCCCCCAGCAGGCGGCGCCCCGGCACGGTGGGGATGCGGCGTCGCTGGTGGTGACCATCGACCACGACCGGCTCGCCGAGCAGGTCGGGGTGGCCCGGTTGGGCACCGGGCACGCGATCAGCGTCGGGGAGGCCCGCCGGCTGGCCTGCAACGTCGGGATCCTCCCGATGGTCCTCGACGGCGCCTCCCAACCCCTCGACGTCGGCCGGACCAAACGCCTCCACACCCCCGCGATGCGCAAGGCCCTCGCCGTGCGCGACCGCGAGTGCCGCGCCGAGGGCTGCGACATCCCCGCCGCCTGGACCGAAGCCCACCACCAGGCCCCCTGGTCACACGGCGGACCCACCACCGTCAACGACGCCGTGCTGCTCTGCTCCTGGCACCACCACCGCGCCCACGACCGCCGCTACGACACCCGACGCCTGCCCAACGGCGACCTCCGCTTCCACCGACGAACGTAGGGCCTCCTTGGCGGGCCCGCAGACCTGTCGTCATTCCACGGGGTCGGTCGTCAGCGCTTCGGCGAGCGTGGTCAGGTCGCCACGACCGGCCGAGCCGTAGACGACCACCCACTCCTCGCCGACCTCGGCGACGTAGGCCAGGTCGCCGCCCTCGTCGGTGTAGGCGCCCCATCGGTCGGCCACGGCCGAGTCGATGCGCACCGGGTCGAGCTCCTCGGTGTCCTCGTCGACGTAGATCTCCAGGATGTCGGGCAGCGAGCGGCCCGACTGGTGCACACCGGCGAAACCGTCGGGTGTGAGGAAGCCGATGCCCCACGTCCGCTCGTTCGGCGACTCGACGCTGGTGGCCTGCCACCCGGCGGGCAGCGACCGTGGGTAGACGACGTCCCGTCCAGCGTCCTGCGCGAAGCCGACGGCGTCGAGGTAGTCGACGCTGTCGGGCTCGACCACCAGCTCGTCGCGGTTCAGAGCCCGGAAGGTGAGGTAGGCCGTGATGACGAGGAGCAGCACCGCCAGGGCGCCGACAAGGCCGGAGACGGAACGCTGGTAGCGGCCGGGCTGCTCACTCACGGCCCCATCCTCACAGAGCCCACCCAGCGGTCGACCGTCCGGTGCACGGATCCGCAGATGCGGATCGACTCTTGCGCAACGTCACCGCATGCGCGGACACTGGCCGGTGTGACGACGTACCGGATCGCGGAGGCAGCCGCCCTGCTGGGCGTCAGCGACGACACCGTACGCCGCTGGGTGGACGCCGGCCGGCTCCCGGCCTCCACCGGCCGCGGCCGCGCGGTTGTCGAGGGCGCCGATCTCGCCGCCCTCGCGGAGGAGCTGGCGGACCACCCCGACCGCGAAGCATCGCGAGCCAGCGCCGTCAGCGCGCGGAACCGGCTCGACGGCATCGTCGTCCGCGTGGTCCGCGACACCGTGATGGCGCAGGTCGACCTGATCTGCGGCCCCTACCGGCTGGTCTCGCTCATGAGCACCGAGGCCGCCGACGAGCTCGGGCTCGAGCGAGGCGTCCGCGCCACCGCATCGGTCAAGGCGACCAACGTCGTCGTGGAGCGCCCGTGAAGCGGTGCTGGCCGGCAGTGGTGCTGCTGCTGCTCCCACTGGCGGCGTGCGGCACCGACGACGACCCGGAGCTGACCGTGCTCGCGGCGGCGTCGCTGACCGACGCCTACGAGCGGCTGGCCGACGACTTCGAGGAGCAGACCGGGGCCCGGGTGAGGTTCTCGTTCGGCTCGAGCACCGACCTCGCCCAGCAGGCCGCCGACGGGGCACCGGGCGACGTGCTCGCCACGGCCGACGACACGTCGATGCAGGTGGCCGTGGCCGCCGGCTCGACCCGGGACGTCGTCCGCTTCGCCGGCAACGTCCTGGTGATCGTCACGCCACCCGACAACCCGGCCGGGGTGGACTCGCTCGCCGACCTCGCGGGGGCGACGTGGGTGCGGTGTGCCGACGAGGTCCCGTGCGGTCGGGTCGCCCTGGCGGTGCTCGATGACGCCGGCGTAGGGGCGGAGCCGGTCAGCCTCGAGGAGGACGTGCGGGCCACGCTCGACAAGGTGACCTCCGGTGAGGTCGACGCCGCGCTGGTCTACGCGACCGACGCCGTCGCGGCCGGATCCGCAGTGGAGACGGTGCAGCTCCCTGGCGCCGAGGACCATGCGACGGCGTACCTGACCGCCACGCTCACCCAGGCTGAGGAACCCGAGCTGGCCCGTGAATGGGTGGAGCTCATGACGTCGCAGTCGGGGCGCGCGGTGCTGGCCGAGGCGGGGTTCCGGCTGCCGTGAGAGATCCCCTGGGCCGCCCCCCGGCCGTGCTGATGGTGCCGGCCGCCGTGGCCACGCTGCTGCTGGTGGTGCCGGTCGGCGCGATGGTCGTCGCGACCGACTGGGCCGCACTCCCCGCCGAGCTGGGCTCGGAAGTGGCCCGTCAGGCGCTCTGGCTCTCGGTGACGACCGCCACCGCGTCCGCGGCCATCTGCCTGGTGCTCGGGCTCCCCCTCGCGTGGCTGCTCGCGCGCATCTCGTTCCGCGGAAGGGGGCTGCTCCGGGCGCTCGTGTCGTTGCCGCTCGTGCTGCCCCCCGTCGTGGCGGGCGTGGCGCTGCGCAGCGCCTTCGGCCGCTCCGGCGTCCTCGGCGAACCGATCCTCGAGCTGACCGGCTTCGCGTTCCCCTTCACCACCTGGGGGGTGGTGCTCTCGCACGTCTTCGTCTCGCTCCCCTTCGTGGTGATCGCCGTCGAGGGTGCCTTCCGTTCCGCCGACCCGGCCTACGACGCCGCGGCCGCCACCCTCGGCGCGGGGCGCTGGACCACGTTCCGACGCGTCACCGCCCCGCTCGCGCTCCCCGGCATCGTCGCCGGGCTCGTGCTGGGCTGGGCCCGCGCGCTGGGCGAGTTCGGCGCCACCATCACCTTCAACGGCAACTACCCCGGGACGACGCAGGTGCTGCCGAACCTGATCTACGTGACC
The genomic region above belongs to Nocardioides coralli and contains:
- the xseA gene encoding exodeoxyribonuclease VII large subunit: MPSLRETTADAPAPVRAVSNALSQWIGQLGALWVEGQVTQFTRRPGMGTVFLTLRDPVAEVSVTVTCARTLFDSLDPPVVEGGSIVVHARPTFYAGNGSLSLAASDIRMVGLGELLARLERRRRLLAAEGLFEPALKRRLPFLPRAVGLVTAAGSAAERDVLDNARRRWPGVRFEVVHAPMQGQRCALEVMEAVERLDRRPEVEVIVVARGGGSVEDLLPFSDEGLVRAVHRVRTPVVSAIGHEPDNPLLDLVADVRASTPTDAAKLVVPDVAEEQRQLLTTRDRARAAVRQLIGREQATLESLRSRPALADPRTLVDERSSEVAALRDRSRRTLRHALDRATDDIEHHRARARALSPLATLQRGYAVLQDEAGHVVSSVDGVTAGHAISVRVTDGRVLATTTGTEREEDA
- a CDS encoding TOBE domain-containing protein, whose translation is MTTYRIAEAAALLGVSDDTVRRWVDAGRLPASTGRGRAVVEGADLAALAEELADHPDREASRASAVSARNRLDGIVVRVVRDTVMAQVDLICGPYRLVSLMSTEAADELGLERGVRATASVKATNVVVERP
- a CDS encoding DUF4245 family protein; its protein translation is MSEQPGRYQRSVSGLVGALAVLLLVITAYLTFRALNRDELVVEPDSVDYLDAVGFAQDAGRDVVYPRSLPAGWQATSVESPNERTWGIGFLTPDGFAGVHQSGRSLPDILEIYVDEDTEELDPVRIDSAVADRWGAYTDEGGDLAYVAEVGEEWVVVYGSAGRGDLTTLAEALTTDPVE
- a CDS encoding exodeoxyribonuclease VII small subunit yields the protein MSETTSNDIPYEQAREELIEVVRRLEAGGTTLEESLTLWERGEKLATICQSWLDGARERLDQAVEQDE
- a CDS encoding 4-hydroxy-3-methylbut-2-enyl diphosphate reductase translates to MTTDLGTPPVLSPEEAERAVLLAAPRGYCAGVDRAVVTVEKALDLYGAPVYVRKQIVHNKHVVSDLESRGAIFVEELDEVPAGATVVFSAHGVSPEVHRQAQQRELKTIDATCPLVTKVHHEAKRFAGEDYDILLIGHEGHEEVEGTAGEAPDHIQLVQGPEDVAGIVVRDPEKVAWLSQTTLSVDETLETVAAIRERFPALLDPPSDDICYATQNRQLAIKEIARDADLVIVVGSGNSSNSVRLVEVALEAGARSAHRVDDATEIDEAWLEGVSTVSVTSGASVPEELVQGVLAFLAERGYPDAQAVHSAEESLIFALPKELRRDLKAAQQAAISS
- a CDS encoding L-threonylcarbamoyladenylate synthase yields the protein MARFVDLHPVDPQPRRVAQVVQALREDALIAYPTDSGYALGCQLGNRDGRDRILRIRQLDDRHHFTLMCRDFAQLGQLVHIDNAAFRAIKAATPGAYTFILPATGEVPRRLMHPKKRTVGVRIPQHAVVSALLEELGEPLLTSTLILPGEEEPRTLGWELMEELEHEVDVVVEAGETIAEPTTVVDWSEGYPDVVRVGSGDPGRFVA
- the modA gene encoding molybdate ABC transporter substrate-binding protein; the encoded protein is MKRCWPAVVLLLLPLAACGTDDDPELTVLAAASLTDAYERLADDFEEQTGARVRFSFGSSTDLAQQAADGAPGDVLATADDTSMQVAVAAGSTRDVVRFAGNVLVIVTPPDNPAGVDSLADLAGATWVRCADEVPCGRVALAVLDDAGVGAEPVSLEEDVRATLDKVTSGEVDAALVYATDAVAAGSAVETVQLPGAEDHATAYLTATLTQAEEPELAREWVELMTSQSGRAVLAEAGFRLP
- a CDS encoding HNH endonuclease signature motif containing protein, whose translation is MLAAAGDVAEEHGARTAGVWLAHQARLERPEGRRLQQLAEALDQRWHRVASALLAGEVSRAQAEAIVAALEALPGDLDREVRARAEAHLVGLAGEFGPAQLRRLGQRILDVVAPAVAEEHERRALERAERAARVRMRVRRQDLGAGLVRITADLPVLHADLLYTQLHAHASPRRDHLEQLAHVDRRDPESGERVPYPTLLAQGFCSLLERLPQQAAPRHGGDAASLVVTIDHDRLAEQVGVARLGTGHAISVGEARRLACNVGILPMVLDGASQPLDVGRTKRLHTPAMRKALAVRDRECRAEGCDIPAAWTEAHHQAPWSHGGPTTVNDAVLLCSWHHHRAHDRRYDTRRLPNGDLRFHRRT